In one Xyrauchen texanus isolate HMW12.3.18 chromosome 18, RBS_HiC_50CHRs, whole genome shotgun sequence genomic region, the following are encoded:
- the LOC127658706 gene encoding gamma-crystallin M2-like: protein MMGKVTFYEDRNFQGRSYDCMSDCADMSSYLSRCHSCRVESGCFMMYDRPNYMGNQYFFKRGEYADYMSMFGMSDCIRSCRMISMHRGSYRMRIYERDNFMGQMYELMDDCDNIMDRYRMSHCNSCHVMDGHWLMYEQPNYRGRMHYFRPGEYRSFSNMGGIRFMSMRRIMDSWY from the exons ATGATGGGCAAG GTCACCTTCTACGAGGACAGGAACTTCCAGGGTCGCTCTTATGATTGCATGAGCGACTGTGCTGACATGTCCTCCTACCTGAGCCGCTGCCACTCTTGCAGAGTGGAGAGTGGATGCTTCATGATGTATGATCGTCCCAACTACATGGGAAACCAGTATTTCTTTAAGAGGGGCGAATATGCTGATTACATGTCTATGTTTGGAATGAGTGACTGCATCAGGTCCTGTCGTATGATCTCCATG CACAGGGGATCCTACAGAATGAGGATCTATGAGAGAGATAACTTCATGGGCCAGATGTACGAGCTGATGGATGACTGTGACAACATCATGGACCGCTACCGCATGTCTCACTGCAATTCCTGCCATGTGATGGATGGTCACTGGCTCATGTATGAGCAGCCCAACTACAGAGGCAGGATGCACTACTTCAGGCCTGGAGAGTACAGAAGCTTCAGCAATATGGGTGGCATTAGATTCATGAGCATGAGGCGTATCATGGATTCTTGGTACTAG